Within Amycolatopsis sp. cg5, the genomic segment GCCGCCGACCTTGTTGCCTGCCCGGCCCAGCAGTGCCAGTACGAGGCCTGCCACCACGAGCACGATGCCGATCGTCCAGATGATCGAGATCCCGGTCAGGAATCCGATGATCAGAAGAATGACTCCAAGAGT encodes:
- a CDS encoding DUF6131 family protein, encoding MITLGVILLIIGFLTGISIIWTIGIVLVVAGLVLALLGRAGNKVGGRAHWY